In Plectropomus leopardus isolate mb chromosome 17, YSFRI_Pleo_2.0, whole genome shotgun sequence, the DNA window TGTTGGCGAACTTGACAGTGATGGGCTCGGCAGCACCCAAAGGCTTCTGTCCGTTCAGACCTTTGATGGCCTCCTCTGCTTCGTTTCGCTTGTCAAACCGGATGAAGCCCACTCCTCGTGATATGCCTGCTCCGATTAAGAATACAAACCAATTTTACTACCTTGGCATCAACGACTGCTGCTGCCTACCAAACTTTCATTCAGAGATGGAATGACAGCATGAGAAGTGAAATAAGGCTATACCTGTGACTTGGTCCACTAGGATACGGGACGTGATGATGCGACCGTATTGGGAGAACAGCTGCTCCATGTCCTTCTGGCTCATGGTTTTGGGGAGCCCACTCACGTAAAGGTTGGCATCACGAATAGAGGCCGAGCTTGGCCGAGCATATGATACCTACAACAGCCagatcaaataaatcaataggTGCATGATATTTACATAtgcccaaaatctcaaaattgccTCAGAGGATTCAAATCAAACACAGCAATTTAAAGCTACAGTcagaaatgtatataaaaataacattttatcatatttgctgaaactatcACTACATCCACACAGCAGAACATGAGACAGACAGTCCCTGACAAAATCCTACTTGCTgcctctaatggcatttgctagaatcTACCAGCTCATGGAAAACTACTCACAGCTGtggagctgtcaatcatgtcaatcactgcttgtgtACTGCAAtcactgtcaaactaggcagcgctgatcaaacgtgaatcaagattctgttactgcattgcttaTTTCTTACCTTGGATGTTTTCAGAAGCATATTTTAGCAtaatgtttagctgtaaaatgagaaagttagCTCTGACACTTGCGTAGTGCTTCATTTTAGCTCATTATGGCTGCTGGGTCACAAGCGCTGTCAtttcacagctaaacagtacactaaaatatgtttctgaaaacatttgaggcgagaaatagacaatgcagtaacagaaactTGTGTCATaattgatcagcgctgcctagtttgacagctTGACCGCAGTTCActagcagtgattgacatgattgacagttgCATTATAGACTCCTCGActctgatttgttgttttggatTCTGACAAATGCTACTAGAAGCAACACATGGAGGCAGAGGGACATGCTTTTTCGCAGATCATCTGTCTCATGTAATACTGTGTGGATACAGTGACAGTTGcagcaaatatgacagaaagttgttttttttaaagttaccaactgtagcttgaAGGAACATGTTAGAAAGACCTGATGTAAGTTCCCGGCAAATAGTCCTTATTTTGTCTCCTACTGATTTCTCCTCATTCGCCCTCTCCACAGACCCAACTGTCTCTCTGCTATCTGTGGACTTAATCAGTGCCTTTAAGCTCACACTCAGCCACAATGAGACCGTCAAAGAGGCACTGTGATGACTGTAGCCATTACCCAAACTGATACCAGTCATCAAGCCCAAGCGTCAGctttgttttgcaccaaaaaacaTCAGCCTTAGTTGATGCATTTCCCTGAATCCACTGGTGACTTAATTAGTGCACGACCATTTCTGGTGCGTCTGTGTTTATATCCCTTATGGTTTTCTGTTGGTCTACTTTTCAGATCAGTTTTACATCTAGTACTGCAGAGGAATATCTGATTGATTGTTTAAAAACAAGCTCTATAcacacattgttgtttttgtgtttatgggAGCATGCGAACACATGTGCGATAGATAATCCAGTTCAATGCATTGTTGGCagcgctgtgtttgtgtgtgatggagagacagagtgagtgTTGTCTGAGATAGGCTGAGCTGCCCTCCCTGTCCTGCCTCCTTCCTTTGTCTCTATCCTCTGGGGGAGAGCAGCTCCACTGGCAAACAGCAAACAATGTGAGTACATCACAAGACTTGCAGGATCCTTGACAACTTTTAAACACgctgttgacacacacacacacacacacacacaaatacagacacacattgtttataaatatgtattggTGTTATAAATGTTTGCCAGTCTTGCCAAGTTTTAGAAATATTTGTTGTATTCAAATTTCACTTATCGCAAAGGGCGCCAAAAAAGCTTTGATTTGAATTCAAATGACTTGCATATTATCTTTCAGATGAATACAGGTGTTCTGATTTCACCCATCAGCACTGAGCACCAGTGTCTATTGTGTATACAGACAGACTGTATGAGCAGGAGGGTTGTGTGGTGCAGTGATTAGGGTGTTCTGGATGAGTCAGGGGGGAGTTGCTGTGTTCGAGGAGCAGAGGCTGCCCTATAATTAACCCTCTCCCTGTCGCTCCCACAGTACAGATGGTGCCTGAAGCCCATATGGCCTCTAATCCCGTCATTGGCATTCTGCTCTCCCAGCTACCCCCTACCCTTCCACTGCTGCCCCCTCCCTCACAGCTTCACCCCTCTCTATTGAAGCCTCCTGCAAAATCAGAAGGATAAAAGTATGGTAGTGAccagaggtgttttttttttttaacattagacCAAGAGCGATCTATGGATAGAAACATCAGATAATTATGTCATTAGATCATCCAGAGTAAATATGACAATCAACCTTTCTTCTACACATTTGTTCCAGAGTAAGAGGTAATTTCTCTTGTGcaaaatatacacacaatatttcaaaaagGACCCAAATCTGGACTTTTCCTGCTGATGGCTCAATGTTTGATCCCTCATTAGTCAGATTAACGTCTCTATTCATGGACAGCTGCTGGTAGATcacctgctctgctctctcacaGATTCGATTTCTCAATCCTGCAGTTTGTCTCAATCTTTGATCTACTTTGATCAGGTTGGGGGGATGGAAGGAAGTAGTGTTTAATAATATGCCCCCCTCTTTCCTTCATCTGATTTTGGGACAAAGAAGCCCCCTAATTAGCCTAGATTGGAGGCAGATGGGGTAACCGAGACTGACCCCAGTGCACCGCAGTCAGGCTTCCTAATTACATTTCCATCACAATAACCTCTGCATGCTGTCCGCCCCTTGCTTTCTGACCTCCACTCACTCCTGCtcttttcaccctttctctcaCTTCCTTTGTTCTGGCCACTGCTCccttctgcctcctcctccccgttttcctcccctccctctgtcaCGTCTGTCGCCACCTCTCTCatcaccacccccccccccccccccgactccccacttcctctctttttgtctAGCGTGCCATcaagaatccaaaaatgaagTGTGAATATTGCAGAGGTGTGCTCACCTTGATTGTTTTAGTCTGCAGTTTTAGACCATTTAGTGTGTTGATGGCCTTATCTGCATCATTTGGATCCACGTAGTTTACAAAGCCATATCCAAGACTCTGACCtggagacaaagaaagagcCACAGTGGAGTCAGTGATTCTCAAAAGCAGATGAAGGGACATTTATTTAAGCATGGACAAAGTGTTGCACCTGTAATCTTGTCTCTGACTAGCTTGCAGGACTCGATCTCTCCGATGCTACCAAACAAACTTTTGAACTCTTCTTGGGTCATGTTCTGAGGCAGATAGTTGACGATCAGGTTGGTTTTGCTGTCATCTGTGGAGCCATTGGTGCTAATGACTGGACCATTAGGCAGACTGGTTCCGCTTGGACCGTTGGACACCTGGGTTTCCATGGTGCTGATTATCTGCTGAGGAAGAGGGTGGTgttagatttttatttcttaaaagatGCACAGTAGGATGCAGAGGTGATGTGGCTGTATATATGTGCAAACATTTAACACATTATACATGCACAGATAcaaactatacacacacacacacacacacacacacacataggctgtccactgtgtcactgtggcAGGGAAAGGTCAGAAATCAGCATTGCTAAAATGGAGATGGATACAAGGTCTGATTTATCATCTCCCCTCCCCCATTTTCACCCCACTTTTCCCCCTCTCTTGCACCCTGCCTCTGGTCCTGCAGATGTCACAGTCCCTTTTtccttgcccccccccccccccccactctcTTCCAGAGTCAAACACCATTACATCACTACACAGGGATGGATAATAGTAATGGTGGTGTGTGATGCTGGGGGAGCTTTGGGAAGGCAAGGGTCGAGATGATGGACAAAAGGCAGAGTGGCAACGTTATATGGGTTTTGTGCTGCAAGAATTTTAGAATATCATGGTCTGGAGGAAAAGTAAATCCGGATTACATGTTTGTTCTTTGTTAAGGTTTCTTTGTGGTCCACTGACTATTATTTTTGTGACTGGAGTAATAGTGTGGGTTAGAGCACAGTGAAGTGTTTGTGTTGCTCTGTGTTGCTTAATTTGATCCACAGGGGCACCTCAAGGAACATCGGTGTGGCCAGTCACAGAACTTCCTGCTCCattttccctttctctttccctttcgTCCCACATGCAACACCTAGCCCTCTGTCTCTGCGTCATTGTTTCCAGTGCGAATCTTCATGGAAAATCACtgcaaactctttttttttgtcaacaaaggATATAGAATTTTATAAAATGGTTATGGTTATGATAACATTGCTTTGTGCGATGCTGATTTTCTGTAGCTGCACTGATTTGTTCAGCTGTTTGaattcagaaaagaaaatactactGAAAAACCTGCAGGCTTGCTATTAGGTATCTTAATTTTaaatcccatgtttttgttcacttattgatttttttttttacatttgcatctGTTAGTTTCATGTCCAAACATCATAAGATAAAATATTTGAATCATTGGAGTTGCCAGTTAATAAGTATGCATGCTCAGAGTTGGCTTATCCTTGTTGACTAAAATTAGCCTCTATAACATCACTGTGCATTTGCAGTACATTTTGCAGTTTGGATTTTTGATGCATTTCAGTGCCTTCTCACAAAAGTGTAAGGTGCTTGGATGAACAGTTTTAATGCATGTGTGAGATTGTGGGTTTGAGCTGTTGCAGATCTCTTCACTGGTGGGTGTTATATATGTCAATAAGGCTAAATGAGTCTCTTGTAAAGCTCCTGGGGTCTTTCAGGGGAGTCCAAAGCAACAAAGGGGCTTAATTAATCAATCTTCAGAATGATTTCAAAAGTATATTCAGGGGATTTCCTGACTTGATGAAGAAATATTGTAGGTGTCACTGAAACATAAACATTATAACAGTAATGTTTAACTGACAAGTTTCGCTCACAGCTCACGggcattttgtgtttg includes these proteins:
- the elavl3 gene encoding ELAV-like protein 3 isoform X6, whose product is MVTQIISTMETQVSNGPSGTSLPNGPVISTNGSTDDSKTNLIVNYLPQNMTQEEFKSLFGSIGEIESCKLVRDKITGQSLGYGFVNYVDPNDADKAINTLNGLKLQTKTIKVSYARPSSASIRDANLYVSGLPKTMSQKDMEQLFSQYGRIITSRILVDQVTGISRGVGFIRFDKRNEAEEAIKGLNGQKPLGAAEPITVKFANNPSQKTGQALLTQLYQTAARRYTGPLHHQTQRFRLDNLLNASYGVKSSPTLFPRFSPITIDSMTSLAGVNLTGPTGAGWCIFVYNLSPEADESVLWQLFGPFGAVTNVKVIRDFTTNKCKGFGFVTMTNYDEAAMAIASLNGYRLGDRVLQVSFKTSKQHKA
- the elavl3 gene encoding ELAV-like protein 3 isoform X2 — encoded protein: MVTQIISTMETQVSNGPSGTSLPNGPVISTNGSTDDSKTNLIVNYLPQNMTQEEFKSLFGSIGEIESCKLVRDKITGQSLGYGFVNYVDPNDADKAINTLNGLKLQTKTIKVSYARPSSASIRDANLYVSGLPKTMSQKDMEQLFSQYGRIITSRILVDQVTGISRGVGFIRFDKRNEAEEAIKGLNGQKPLGAAEPITVKFANNPSQKTGQALLTQLYQTAARRYTGPLHHQTQRFSMIPSLGKGPDPNNSSKPILDNLLNASYGVKSSPTLFPRFSPITIDSMTSLAGVNLTGPTGAGWCIFVYNLSPEADESVLWQLFGPFGAVTNVKVIRDFTTNKCKGFGFVTMTNYDEAAMAIASLNGYRLGDRVLQVSFKTSKQHKA
- the elavl3 gene encoding ELAV-like protein 3 isoform X14, with the translated sequence MVTIISTMETQVSNGPSGTSLPNGPVISTNGSTDDSKTNLIVNYLPQNMTQEEFKSLFGSIGEIESCKLVRDKITGQSLGYGFVNYVDPNDADKAINTLNGLKLQTKTIKVSYARPSSASIRDANLYVSGLPKTMSQKDMEQLFSQYGRIITSRILVDQVTGISRGVGFIRFDKRNEAEEAIKGLNGQKPLGAAEPITVKFANNPSQKTGQALLTQLYQTAARRYTGPLHHQTQRFRFSPITIDSMTSLAGVNLTGPTGAGWCIFVYNLSPEADESVLWQLFGPFGAVTNVKVIRDFTTNKCKGFGFVTMTNYDEAAMAIASLNGYRLGDRVLQVSFKTSKQHKA
- the elavl3 gene encoding ELAV-like protein 3 isoform X13, which codes for MVTQIISTMETQVSNGPSGTSLPNGPVISTNGSTDDSKTNLIVNYLPQNMTQEEFKSLFGSIGEIESCKLVRDKITGQSLGYGFVNYVDPNDADKAINTLNGLKLQTKTIKVSYARPSSASIRDANLYVSGLPKTMSQKDMEQLFSQYGRIITSRILVDQVTGISRGVGFIRFDKRNEAEEAIKGLNGQKPLGAAEPITVKFANNPSQKTGQALLTQLYQTAARRYTGPLHHQTQRFRFSPITIDSMTSLAGVNLTGPTGAGWCIFVYNLSPEADESVLWQLFGPFGAVTNVKVIRDFTTNKCKGFGFVTMTNYDEAAMAIASLNGYRLGDRVLQVSFKTSKQHKA
- the elavl3 gene encoding ELAV-like protein 3 isoform X9 — its product is MVTQIISTMETQVSNGPSGTSLPNGPVISTNGSTDDSKTNLIVNYLPQNMTQEEFKSLFGSIGEIESCKLVRDKITGQSLGYGFVNYVDPNDADKAINTLNGLKLQTKTIKVSYARPSSASIRDANLYVSGLPKTMSQKDMEQLFSQYGRIITSRILVDQVTGISRGVGFIRFDKRNEAEEAIKGLNGQKPLGAAEPITVKFANNPSQKTGQALLTQLYQTAARRYTGPLHHQTQRFRLDNLLNASYGVKRFSPITIDSMTSLAGVNLTGPTGAGWCIFVYNLSPEADESVLWQLFGPFGAVTNVKVIRDFTTNKCKGFGFVTMTNYDEAAMAIASLNGYRLGDRVLQVSFKTSKQHKA
- the elavl3 gene encoding ELAV-like protein 3 isoform X7: MVTIISTMETQVSNGPSGTSLPNGPVISTNGSTDDSKTNLIVNYLPQNMTQEEFKSLFGSIGEIESCKLVRDKITGQSLGYGFVNYVDPNDADKAINTLNGLKLQTKTIKVSYARPSSASIRDANLYVSGLPKTMSQKDMEQLFSQYGRIITSRILVDQVTAGISRGVGFIRFDKRNEAEEAIKGLNGQKPLGAAEPITVKFANNPSQKTGQALLTQLYQTAARRYTGPLHHQTQRFRLDNLLNASYGVKSSPTLFPRFSPITIDSMTSLAGVNLTGPTGAGWCIFVYNLSPEADESVLWQLFGPFGAVTNVKVIRDFTTNKCKGFGFVTMTNYDEAAMAIASLNGYRLGDRVLQVSFKTSKQHKA
- the elavl3 gene encoding ELAV-like protein 3 isoform X3, whose amino-acid sequence is MVTIISTMETQVSNGPSGTSLPNGPVISTNGSTDDSKTNLIVNYLPQNMTQEEFKSLFGSIGEIESCKLVRDKITGQSLGYGFVNYVDPNDADKAINTLNGLKLQTKTIKVSYARPSSASIRDANLYVSGLPKTMSQKDMEQLFSQYGRIITSRILVDQVTAGISRGVGFIRFDKRNEAEEAIKGLNGQKPLGAAEPITVKFANNPSQKTGQALLTQLYQTAARRYTGPLHHQTQRFSMIPSLGKGPDPNNSSKPILDNLLNASYGVKSSPTLFPRFSPITIDSMTSLAGVNLTGPTGAGWCIFVYNLSPEADESVLWQLFGPFGAVTNVKVIRDFTTNKCKGFGFVTMTNYDEAAMAIASLNGYRLGDRVLQVSFKTSKQHKA
- the elavl3 gene encoding ELAV-like protein 3 isoform X11; this translates as MVTQIISTMETQVSNGPSGTSLPNGPVISTNGSTDDSKTNLIVNYLPQNMTQEEFKSLFGSIGEIESCKLVRDKITGQSLGYGFVNYVDPNDADKAINTLNGLKLQTKTIKVSYARPSSASIRDANLYVSGLPKTMSQKDMEQLFSQYGRIITSRILVDQVTAGISRGVGFIRFDKRNEAEEAIKGLNGQKPLGAAEPITVKFANNPSQKTGQALLTQLYQTAARRYTGPLHHQTQRFSSPTLFPRFSPITIDSMTSLAGVNLTGPTGAGWCIFVYNLSPEADESVLWQLFGPFGAVTNVKVIRDFTTNKCKGFGFVTMTNYDEAAMAIASLNGYRLGDRVLQVSFKTSKQHKA
- the elavl3 gene encoding ELAV-like protein 3 isoform X8; this encodes MVTQIISTMETQVSNGPSGTSLPNGPVISTNGSTDDSKTNLIVNYLPQNMTQEEFKSLFGSIGEIESCKLVRDKITGQSLGYGFVNYVDPNDADKAINTLNGLKLQTKTIKVSYARPSSASIRDANLYVSGLPKTMSQKDMEQLFSQYGRIITSRILVDQVTAGISRGVGFIRFDKRNEAEEAIKGLNGQKPLGAAEPITVKFANNPSQKTGQALLTQLYQTAARRYTGPLHHQTQRFRLDNLLNASYGVKRFSPITIDSMTSLAGVNLTGPTGAGWCIFVYNLSPEADESVLWQLFGPFGAVTNVKVIRDFTTNKCKGFGFVTMTNYDEAAMAIASLNGYRLGDRVLQVSFKTSKQHKA
- the elavl3 gene encoding ELAV-like protein 3 isoform X5, translating into MVTQIISTMETQVSNGPSGTSLPNGPVISTNGSTDDSKTNLIVNYLPQNMTQEEFKSLFGSIGEIESCKLVRDKITGQSLGYGFVNYVDPNDADKAINTLNGLKLQTKTIKVSYARPSSASIRDANLYVSGLPKTMSQKDMEQLFSQYGRIITSRILVDQVTAGISRGVGFIRFDKRNEAEEAIKGLNGQKPLGAAEPITVKFANNPSQKTGQALLTQLYQTAARRYTGPLHHQTQRFRLDNLLNASYGVKSSPTLFPRFSPITIDSMTSLAGVNLTGPTGAGWCIFVYNLSPEADESVLWQLFGPFGAVTNVKVIRDFTTNKCKGFGFVTMTNYDEAAMAIASLNGYRLGDRVLQVSFKTSKQHKA
- the elavl3 gene encoding ELAV-like protein 3 isoform X4, which encodes MVTQIISTMETQVSNGPSGTSLPNGPVISTNGSTDDSKTNLIVNYLPQNMTQEEFKSLFGSIGEIESCKLVRDKITGQSLGYGFVNYVDPNDADKAINTLNGLKLQTKTIKVSYARPSSASIRDANLYVSGLPKTMSQKDMEQLFSQYGRIITSRILVDQVTAGISRGVGFIRFDKRNEAEEAIKGLNGQKPLGAAEPITVKFANNPSQKTGQALLTQLYQTAARRYTGPLHHQTQRFSMIPSLGKGPDPNNSSKPILDNLLNASYGVKRFSPITIDSMTSLAGVNLTGPTGAGWCIFVYNLSPEADESVLWQLFGPFGAVTNVKVIRDFTTNKCKGFGFVTMTNYDEAAMAIASLNGYRLGDRVLQVSFKTSKQHKA
- the elavl3 gene encoding ELAV-like protein 3 isoform X10, with product MVTIISTMETQVSNGPSGTSLPNGPVISTNGSTDDSKTNLIVNYLPQNMTQEEFKSLFGSIGEIESCKLVRDKITGQSLGYGFVNYVDPNDADKAINTLNGLKLQTKTIKVSYARPSSASIRDANLYVSGLPKTMSQKDMEQLFSQYGRIITSRILVDQVTAGISRGVGFIRFDKRNEAEEAIKGLNGQKPLGAAEPITVKFANNPSQKTGQALLTQLYQTAARRYTGPLHHQTQRFRLDNLLNASYGVKRFSPITIDSMTSLAGVNLTGPTGAGWCIFVYNLSPEADESVLWQLFGPFGAVTNVKVIRDFTTNKCKGFGFVTMTNYDEAAMAIASLNGYRLGDRVLQVSFKTSKQHKA
- the elavl3 gene encoding ELAV-like protein 3 isoform X1, with the translated sequence MVTQIISTMETQVSNGPSGTSLPNGPVISTNGSTDDSKTNLIVNYLPQNMTQEEFKSLFGSIGEIESCKLVRDKITGQSLGYGFVNYVDPNDADKAINTLNGLKLQTKTIKVSYARPSSASIRDANLYVSGLPKTMSQKDMEQLFSQYGRIITSRILVDQVTAGISRGVGFIRFDKRNEAEEAIKGLNGQKPLGAAEPITVKFANNPSQKTGQALLTQLYQTAARRYTGPLHHQTQRFSMIPSLGKGPDPNNSSKPILDNLLNASYGVKSSPTLFPRFSPITIDSMTSLAGVNLTGPTGAGWCIFVYNLSPEADESVLWQLFGPFGAVTNVKVIRDFTTNKCKGFGFVTMTNYDEAAMAIASLNGYRLGDRVLQVSFKTSKQHKA
- the elavl3 gene encoding ELAV-like protein 3 isoform X12, with amino-acid sequence MVTQIISTMETQVSNGPSGTSLPNGPVISTNGSTDDSKTNLIVNYLPQNMTQEEFKSLFGSIGEIESCKLVRDKITGQSLGYGFVNYVDPNDADKAINTLNGLKLQTKTIKVSYARPSSASIRDANLYVSGLPKTMSQKDMEQLFSQYGRIITSRILVDQVTAGISRGVGFIRFDKRNEAEEAIKGLNGQKPLGAAEPITVKFANNPSQKTGQALLTQLYQTAARRYTGPLHHQTQRFRFSPITIDSMTSLAGVNLTGPTGAGWCIFVYNLSPEADESVLWQLFGPFGAVTNVKVIRDFTTNKCKGFGFVTMTNYDEAAMAIASLNGYRLGDRVLQVSFKTSKQHKA